In the genome of Bradyrhizobium ottawaense, the window AGGCCGCCACCCTCGCCGAGAACATCAGAAAGGCGCTTTGCGAACCCTTTGATCTCGGCGATCACCGGGTCACGGTGGGCACCAGCATCGGCATTGCCATCGCGCCGCGCGATGGCAGTGATTCCGACGGGCTCATGAAGAGCGCGGATCTCGCCCTCTACTCGGCCAAGAGTGGTGGACGTGGCGCATTCCGCTTCTTCGAGCCGGAACTCGACCAGCTCATGCATGCGCGACGCAACCTGGAGCGCGACATGCGGGATGCGCTTGCTGGCGGCGAATTCGAGCTGCACTACCAGCCATTCGTCAATACCGCGACCGGCGAGATCCGCGGCTTCGAAGCCTTGCTGCGCTGGCACCACCCGCGGCGTGGTCTGGTCTTGCCCGGCGAATTCATACCGCTCGCGGAGGAGGCCGGCTTGATCGTGCCGCTGGGAGAATGGATCTTGAGGACGGCCTGTGCGGAAGCCGCCAAATGGCCTGCCCATCTCAAGATCGCGATCAACCTGTCTCCCGCTCAATTCAGGAGCAAGGAGCTTGTTCCGGTCATTGTCGATGCACTGGCGAGCTCGGAAATTGCGCCACACCGGCTCGAGCTCGAGGTCACCGAGACGGTGATCATGCACGACAGCGAAGCCGTATTCGCAGCACTTGGTCAATTGCGCAAGCTCGGCGTGCGAATCGCCCTGGACGACTTCGGCACCGGCTATTCATCGCTGAGCTTTCTGCAGAGATTCCCGTTCGACAAAATCAAGGTCGACCGCAGCTTCGTCAGCGAACTGTCCAGCGCAAGGGCAGACGCGCACCATCTCGCGCGAGCAGTCGTTCGCTTCGCAGTCAGCCTCGGCAAGACGACGACCGCCGAAGGCGTCGAAACGAAGGAGCAATTGGACGTCCTCCGTGAAGAGGGGTGCGTCGAAACGCAAGGCTACTACTTCGGTCGGCCGATGCCCGCATCCGCCATTGCGAAAATGTTGCGGCGAGGTGCCAAGCGAGGTGACAAGGCAGCCGTCTGCGCTGCGTGAGCACCCGCATCCTCACTGCAGCGGAGGATCGCCGCTGGTGCGCTTCTTGGCGAGGTCCATCTCCGTCACCGCGATCAGAATCTCGGCGCGGGTCTTCAGGTCGGGCGCCTCCAGCATGGCCTGCTTCTCCGCGGGGCCATAGGGCGACATCATCGCCAGCGCGTTGACGAGCGCTTCGTTGGGCGCGCTTTCGACGCCTTCCCAGTCGACCTTGAGATTGTTGGCCTTCAAAAAGTCTGCCAGCACGGCCAGCAGCGCCTCGCGGTCGACCTCGTCCTCGCCCATGCGCGCGGTGAAGTCGTCGACGAAGGCGAAGAAATCCACCTTGCACTGCCGGTAGGCGGTGAGCACCTCGAGCTCCTCGACCACCTTGAAGCGCGAGACGCCGGTGAGCTCGAGGATGTAGCGGCCATCGCCGGATTCGGCGAGCTGGGTGATGCGGCCGACGCAGCCGACGCGGAACAGCGTCGGCTTGTCGGAATTCTTCGGCGAGTGCGCGACATCAGGCTGGATCATGCCGATCAGGCGATGTCCGTCGCGGAAGGAATCGTCGACCATCGACAGGTAGCGCGGCTCGAAGATGTTGAGCGGCATCTGGCCGCGGGGCAGCAGCAGCGCGCCCGGCAGCGGAAACACCGGAATGATCTCCGGGAGGTCGGCGGGTCCGCGATATTCGATGTTGATCGGCATCTGGTCCCGGTCCCCGCTGACTTGGTCAACCGCGCCTACGAAAACAGGATCGTCGACAAGCGCTTGCGTCCCTCGACGGTTGCATCATCCGTGCCGCCCCAGGCTTCGAAGAACTGCACCAGCTGCTTGCGGGCGCCGTCGTCGTTCCATTTGCGGTCGCGCTTGACGATCGCGAGCAGCTGCTCGGTAGCGGCCGCACGGTTGCCTTGCGCGTTGAGCGCGGTCGCGAGGTCGAATCGGGCCTGATGATCGAGCGGGTTTGCGGCGACTTTCTGTTCCAGCTCGGCGACCGGTCCGAGCGATTGCGCCTGCTCGGCGAGATCAATCGCGGCCTGCACGGCCTTTACCGCGGGGTCGTTGCGCTTGGATTCCGGCACCATGGCGAGCGTCTGCTTGGCCTGCTCCATCGCGCCGGAGACGGCATAGCATTTTGCGAGGCCCGCGAGCGCCGCGATGTTGGTGGCATCATGCTGGAGCACCTCGGCGTAGATCTGCGCCGCCGCAGCCGCATCGCCCTCGGCGAGCACGGCTTCAGCCTCATGCAGGATCTCGGCGATATTGGGCTCGCCCGGCGCGGTCACGCCTTTTGTCAGCTTTTCGATGAAGGCGTTGAGCTGGCTCTCGGGCACCGCGCCCATGAAGCCGTCGGCGGGCTGGCCGTTGACGAAGGCGATCACGGCCGGGATCGACTGGATGCCCATCTGGCCCGGGATCGCCGGGTGCTGGTCGATGTTCATCTTGACCAGCTTGACCTTGCCCTTGGCCGCCTTGACCGCCTTTTCGAGCAGAGGGGTGAGTTGCTTGCAGGGGCCGCACCACTCCGCCCAGAAATCGATCAGCACCGGCTGGCGCTTCGATTCCTCGATGACGTCCTTCACGAAGGTCTGGGTGGTGGTGTCCTTGATCAGATCGGCCGCAGCCGGGCCCGCCGCTCCGTTACCCTGGTCGATGATCGTCACGGGATCCCCTCGTCTATGTCCGGAATGGCGGGTCTTTAGCACGCCGCCACACCTTATGCTCGCTGTCGGCTCCTAAATTGGGCCGCGACGGCCGAATTTCAATCCATTGCGGCCGATTCGCCGGTTCCGGGGCACTTTCGGGCCATTTCGCCGCATTCAGGCTCCATATGGGGCCCCAAGAACCGAATCTAGATCGCCGGTAGCTGTTGCATTCCCCTCCCGGTTTTGGCATAGGACAGCCGTTGCCGGCGCGTCACGCGACCGACACAGGATGCGGGTGTAGCTCAGTGGTAGAGCACGACCTTGCCAAGGTCGGGGTCGAGGGTTCGAGCCCCTTCGCCCGCTCCAGTTTTTCCCAAAGCATCCAGCCGATCCGGACGGAAACGTGGTTCGCCGCGCCGCTGGCGGCTGTCCCGGGTTCGCAATGACAATTCTGGTCACCGGCAGCGCAGGCCACCTCGGGGAAGCCATCCTCCGGACCCTCCGGGCTCGCGGTTCCCCGGTGCGCGGGATCGATCTGAAGCCATCCTTCACCGACGCGGTCGGCTCGATTGTCGATCCCGGCTTCGTGCGCAGCCAGATGGACGGCGTCACCGCCGTCATCCACACCGCGACGCTGCACAAGCCGCATGTGGGGACCCACAGCAAACGAGACTTTGTCGACACCAACGTCACCGGCACGCTCAACCTGCTAGAGGCGGCGGCGAGCGCCGGCGTGCGCAGCTTCGTCTTCACCAGCACCACCAGCGCGTTCGGCTCGCAGCTCCGCTCCGGGGCGGGACAGGCGGCGGTCTGGGTCACCGAGGATCTGCCGCCGGTGCCGAAGAACATCTACGGCACCACAAAACTGATGGCGGAGACCCTGTGCGAGCTGTTCTATCGCGAGCGCGCTCTGCCGGTCGTCGTCTTGCGGACCTCGCGCTTCTTTCCGGAAGATGATGACGATCCGGCGATGCGCTCGGCCTACACGCTGGAGAACGCGCAGGCCAACGAGCTGCTCTATCGCCGGCTGGACATCACGGACGCCGTGAGCGCGCATCTGCTCGCCGCCGAACGCGCCCCGAAGATCGGTTTCGCCCGCTACATCGTCTCCGCCACCAGCCCGTTCGAGCCGCGCCATCTCGCCGCGCTTGCGCGCGATGCGGCCGGTGTCGTGCGCGAGCTCTATCCGGATTGCGCGCAGCTGTATGCGGCGCGAGGCTGGAACCTCCTCCCCGAGATCGACCGCGTCTATGTCAACGAGCGCGCGCGGCGTGAGCTCGGCTGGCGGCCGGAATTCGACTTCGCGCATGTGTTGAGCTGCCTTCGCGAGGGTCGCGATTTTCGCAGTGCGCTGGCGCGCGAGGTCGGCGCGAAAGGCTATCATGATTCGGTGTTCGACGACGGGCCTTACCCTGTCGCCCCCTGAGCGCCGCGTTCGTCATTTTGCTCGATGCATCAAATGCCTGTCCGGCGTCACCGCGTGCAACCCGGCCCGAGCCGTTCTACTGTGCATGGGGTTGTTTTCGCAGTTTTTGTTTTGGCCCGTCTCTCGTGCTGTCTGACGGCGAGCCGCCTGCCGGTCTGATTCCGCGTTGCAGCGAGAACGCTGTCGTCGCGGTGTTCGCGCTCATTGACACTCCGTCTCAATATTTAATGAGCGCAACCGCAACCCATGCGATGCCCTTCTCAGCACTCGCAGATGTGCTAGCCTTTTTATGTCTGCCTCTCGGCAGACCCCAAACTTCGCCTCTCGACTAGCAAAACAAAATAAATCGCAGCCCTGGCGGCTGCCTTAGGGGAGTGACGCGATGACATCGATGTTCCATCGATCCGTGTTGGCACTTGCGGCCGTGGCCCTTCTTGCGGGGACCAGCGCCGGCAGCGCGCAACAGCAGGACAAGAGCAAACCGCTGAAGAAATACGAATCCGGCACCAAGGAGTTCTGGACCCATCCGCCAGATGACTGGTTCCTCGGCGACGAGACCGAGGCGCAGAAGGGTCTCGCGCCGCCGTCGGGTCCGCCGACCGGCGCCTCCGATGCCGAGCTCGCCAACATCATCAAGAAGGTCAAGCTGCCGCCAGGATTCAAGATGGAGGTCTATGCCTCCGGCGTGCTGGCCGCGCGGCAGATGGCCTGGGGTGACAAGGGCACGCTGTTCGTCGGCTCGTTCGGCCTCGGCAACGTCTATGCCATCAAGGACAACAACGGAAAGAAGGAGGTCAAGACCGTCCTCAAGGGCCTCAACATGCCCACCGGTCTCGCCTTCAGGGACGGCGCGCTCTACGTCATCGCTGTCGACAAGCTGATCCGCTACGACAATGCGGAGGCCAATCTCGACAAGCTCGGCGACGGCAAGGTCGTCTATGACGACATGCCGTCCTATGCCGCGCATGGCTGGAAGTACATCGCAGTCGACAAGGAGGGCTGGTTCTACATTCCGTTCGGACCGCCCTTCAACATCGGTGTCCCGCCGACCAGCGTCTCGCAGATCCGCCGCGTCGATCCCAAGACCGGCAATGCCGAGATCTACGCGCTCGGTGTCCGCAACTCGGTCGGCGGCGACGTCGATCCGCGCACCGGCAAGTACTGGTTCACCGAGAATGCCCGCGACTGGATCAGCGATGATCTGCCCTCGGACAAGCTGAACATGATCAACCGGATCGGCGAGCATTTCGGCTATCCCTATTGCCACCAGGGCAATCTGCCGGACGACAAGTTCGCCATGGGCCACAAATGCTCCGAGTTCACGCCGCCGGTGTTGAACCTCGGTGCGCACGTCGCTCCGCTCGGCATGAAGTTCTATACCGGCGACCAGTTCCCCGCCGAGTACAAGAACAACATCCTGATCGCCGAGCACGGCTCCTGGAATCGCCACAAGTACCAAGGCGGCCGCATCATGCGCGTGATCGTCGGGCCTGACGGCAAGAACCCCAAGCAGGAGGTGTTCGCCTCCGGCTGGATCGAGGGCGACCAGGGCTATCTCGGTCGTCCTGACGACATCATCCTCGCCAAGGACGGATCGATCCTCGTCGCCGACGACTGGGCCGGCGCGATCTACCGCATCAGCTACAGCAAGAAGTAGCACGACAAGAGAAAGAGGCTGCGGTGGCCGGAGGGTGCCGCAGCCTCTTTGCTGAAAACGTGGATGTTGTCGTTCCGGATTGCGCGCCAGCGCAAGTCCGGAACCCATAACCATAAATCGGGGTTATGGATTCTCGGATGCGCAATTGCGCATCTTAGCTCGTGCTTCGCACGCCCTGGAATGAGCTAATTAGATCGGAATTCCCACGATGCGCCGCCAGTTTTCTTCTTACGCCATCGGCGCGCTCTCGCTTGCGGCGCTCGCATCCGTCCCGGCTCAGGCTGCGGACAATGCTGCGATCAAGGAGAAGGCTGCCGTCTGCTCCGGCTGTCACGGCGAGAACGGCATTTCGCAGACGGAGAATATCCCCTCGCTGGCCGGCCAGCCTGATCAGTTCATCCAGTGGCAGCTCGTGTTCTTCCGCGCGGGCTCGCGCAAGAACGACCAGATGCAGCCGATCGTCGAGGAGATCACCAATGAGGACATCCGCAATCTCGGCGCTTATTTCTCGCAACTGACGCCGCCGAAGGGACCGGAGGACAGCGACCCAGACCTGTCGAAGAAAGGCGCGCAAGTTGCCGCAGGCCGCCGCTGCGCCTCATGCCATACGGACAGCTTCGCCGGCACCAAGGGAGTGGCGCGACTGGCTGGCCAGCGCGAGGAATATCTGGTCAAGGCGTTGCGCGACTACAAAGCGGGCCAGCGCGTCGGCGGCGGCGTCGCCGCGATGGCCGATGTCGCCTATCACATGAGCGACGAGGAAATCACGGCGGTCTCGCACTATCTCACGCATTTGAAATAGTGCGGGGCTAGTTGCGGCAATCTCCGCTGTCGTCCCGGACAAGCGCGCCTCGAGCGCGCGCAGATCCGGGAGCCATAACCACAGGAAGATGTGGTTACGAGGGCTCGGAGTGACGACGTCGCGCACAATGTAGTCTTGTGGCTATGGGGTCCGGATCTGCGCTTACGCTTGTCCGGGACGACACCGAGTGTGTGGCTGGGTGTTACCCCGCCCGCTGCCTCTCATACGCCTTCAAATGCGTGTAGGCGATGCGCAGCTTGGGCACCGGCACCTTGGCGGCATCGGCGCGTGCGATGAGATCGCCGATGACGTGATCGGCTTCGACCGGCAGGCCCGCCTTGATGTCGCGGAACATCGAGGCCGTCATCGGCGAGCCTTCGGCGGTGAGGTTGCCCTTCACTCGCTCGAAGAACGGCCCGCCCGGCGTATAGCCCGACGCGGTGGCGATCGCGCTGGTCTCATCGAGCATGCCGAGCAGGAAGTCGCGGCCGCCGGGCGCGGCGAGGATGTTGCCGACGGAGGTGCGCATCAGGCTGGTGGAGGCCGCAAGCGAGGACAGGAACACCCACTTCTCCCACATGTCCTGCATGATGTTCTGGCTGGCGGCGGCACCGGTGATACCGCTCTTGAAGGCCTCGTCGATCGCCTTGACGCGATCTGACAGCTTTCCGTCGCGCTCGCCGTAGTTCAGCGACTGCATCGGTTGGAGCTGCACCACCTCGCGTTTCTCGTTCAGGGTCGCCGCGATGGCGCAGAGGCCGCCGAGCACGCGCTCCTTGCCGAATTTTGCATCGAGGATATCGAGATGCTTCATGCCGTTCAGCATCGGGATGATCGCCGTATCAGGTCCGACCGCCGGCGCAAACGATTTGATGGCGTCGTCGAGATCGAACGCCTTGCAGCTCAAGAGCACGACGTCGAACTTGTCCTTGAGCGCGTCGGCTTGCACGGTCGGCGGATTCTTCAAGGTCACATCGCCATTCGGGCTCTTGATGATGAGGCCGGCGCTTGCGAGCTCGCCGGCGCGGCGCGGCCGGACCAGGAAGGTGACGTCGCGGCCGGCTTGCAACAGCCTGCCACCAAAATAGCCGCCGATGGCGCCGGCGCCGACCACGAGGATACGCATGGGATGCTCCATTGTTGCTCTTGATTATTACTCTTGGCGGCTACTTATAATCGCCATTTCGAGCGAAGCGAAGCAATCCAGAATGCTGCCGCGATCACATTCTGTCGCCGGAGAATGAGCGGCTAAGTCCCGAGCACCATCTCCTCGACCTCGCGCAGCTGCTCCTTGCCGAAGAACATCTCGTTGCCCACGAAGAAGGTCGGCGAGCCGAACGCGCCGCGGGCAACGGCGTCCTCGGTGTTCTTGATCAGCCTGCCCTTCACCTCGGGTTCCTGGCTGCGGGCGAACAACTTCTGGGCGTCGAGCCCGGATGAGGCCAGCGCCTTCGCCGCGATCTCGGGATCGTCCATCTTCTTCGGCTCGCGCCACATGTGGTGAAAGGCCGCCTCGACGTATTTTTCGAATACGCCCTCGAGCTGTGCGGCAATCGCCGTGCGCATCAGGTTCAGCGTGTTGATGGGGAAATGCGGATTCCAGACATAGGGCTGGACATGGAAGCGCTTGACGAAGCGCTCGGTCTCGACCTGCTGGAATTCACGCTTGTTCTTGATGCCCGCGAGCGTCTCGGCCGGCGACTTGTTGTTGGTCGACTTGAAGATGCCACCGAGCAGGATCGGCACATATTCGAACTTGACGCCGATGCGCTGCTCGATCGCGGGGATCGCGAGGTGGCTGAGATAGGCATTCGGGCTGCCGAAATCGAACAGGAATTGCGGGGTTGTGCGGGTCAAAATCGTCTCCGTGACCTAACTTTTTTGATCTGGCTTACCCACATTGTGACGCAGCGTGCCCTGCGGGTCCACCGTTTAATGATGAGCATAATACTCTGGAAATCAGACCAGCCGTCGGATCGCCCGCTTGCGCCAGACCATGAGGTAATAGCCCATCTGCAAGACGAACATGGCGCAGAACACGATGGGATAGGCGGCCCACACGCCCGCAAGGCCCATCGTGTGGCTCAGGATCACCGCGGCAGGCAGCTCGATCGCGAGGATCGCGAAGATCGAGAGCAGCATTGGCATCAACGCGACGCCGGCCGCCCGCATGGCACCTGAGAACACTGTGGCGAGGCCAAACGGCACCGAGCTCCACAGGGCGATATCGAGCAGGCCTTTTGCCAGATCGAGCACGGCGGCATCGGTGATGAAGATGCCGAGGATTGCGCGCGGCGCGAGATAGATCAGCGCCACGAGCCCACCGGTCAAAACGAGGTTGAAAGCGAGCCCGGTCCGCACGATGCCGTCGAGCCGGGCCCTGTCGCCGCTGCCGACGGCCTGCGCGCCCAGGATCGAGACCGCGATCGAAATCGACATCGCCGTGAACTGCGTGTAGCCCATCACCTGGTTGACGGCGCCATAGGCCGCAGTGGCCTCCGATCCAAAGCGGTTGACGAGGCCGAGCAGAACCAGCTCTGCGATCGCCATCACCACCATGCCGATAGCGCTCGGCAATCCGATGCCGAGGATTTTTCCTAGCATGGCGCCGTTGAGCCGCAGGTGACCCAGCAGCGCCGCATCCGGCGCGAGCGCGTGCTTCTTTCGTAGCAGATAGAGTGCCAGCGCGATCAACGTGAGTGCGTTCGAGATCGCGGCCGCCCACGCCGGGCTGGTGATGCCGGCCGCCGGCAGTCCGAATGACCCACGGATCAACATCGGCGTCAGGATCAGCCCGATCGCGGTCGACAACGCCAGCGCCAACAGCGGCGTCAGCGCATCGCCGACGCCGCGGATCATCGCCGTCATCAACAGGAAGATGAAGCCGAGCGGCATCGTCAGCAGCATGATGCGCGCATAGGCGCTGGCCTGGTCGAGAATGTCCGCGGGCGTGGCGAGAGCCATCATCAGCTGACGGCTGAAGAGCCCGCCGATCAGCGCCACTGAGATTGAAAGCAGAAGGCCGATCGCGAGCGTCGTGCCTACGACGCTCTTGATCCGGCCGTGCTCGCCCGCGCCAAAGGCCTGGCCGATCAGCACGGTCGCGCCGGTGCTCAGCCCCATCACGAAGGCGAACAGGAAGAACATCACCGGGAAGAAGACTGAGACCGCGGCGAGCGCATCGACGCCGATCATCTGGCCGAGATAGACGTTGCTGACGGTGCCGAACAGCGATTGCAGCGCGTTGCTCAGCATCAAGGGTGCGAGGAAGCGGAGGAATGTTGTCCAGAGCGGCTTGGGGACAGACATGGATTGGCCTTTCATCAGGGCGTGCGAAGCCGTTGCCGCGCAATGCGCGGCTCGGCCGTCGATGGGAAGGTGAGAGCGCGCGCGCCTTAAGCGCGGTCGCTGTAGGCGAGCTTGACGATGTGGTCGCGGATATCGGTCGGCCAGTCCGCGATCAGTCCGGTGAAGCGTCGCCGGTCGTCGGCAAACAGCGCGCGCGAGGCTTCCTCGAACTGCGGCAGGTTGCCCGCCATGGTCGACATGAAGTGGTAGGCCGCGTCGCGCGCCTGCCGCTCGCGGTCCTTGTCGCCGCTCGCGCGCCTGGCCTCATCGACGAGCTTGCGCAGCGCGACCGAGGCGCCGCCCGCTTGCGCGTTGAGCCACTCCCAGTGTCGCGGCAACAGCGTCACCTCGCGCGCGACCACGCCGAGCTTCGGCCGCCCGCGCCCGCGCGGCTCGCTCGGTGGAGTGCTCTCCTCGACCGGCGGCGGCACAAGCTTCGCCAACCGCGCCAGGACCTCGCGATCCCCGCCGCGCAGATCGAAGTCGATCGATCGGCCGGTGCCGTCCTCGAAGATGAGGATGGGCTCGTCCGGCCGTTGCGCTACCCGCTTGACGACCAGCGCGATCTCGCCTGCCGGCCCGGACACCAGGCGACGCTGCCCCTGGAAGGCGGTGAAAATCTTCTGCATTGGAATCATTGTCATTTTGACGACGTTGGGTCATTTAATACCCGGGTAAATTGTCGGCGTCAATATACCCGGGTGAAAATATCCGTCCTGATGGCTCGACATTGTGATCCCAGGCTGGCACGAACGGCGCCGCGACTGCGCACGCCTAGCCACTACGCCTTGCCCCGGGGACCTCGCCGATGCTGACCGTTCACCACCTCAACAATTCCCGTTCGCAGCGCGTGCTGTGGCTGCTCGAAGAGTTGGGCGTGCCCTACGAGATCGTGCGCTATCAGCGCCAGCCGGACATGCGCGCGCCGAAGGAGCTGCGCGCCATTCATCCGCTTGGCAAGTCGCCCGTCATCACCGACAACGGCAACACTATCGCCGAGTCGGGCGCGATCATCGAATATCTCATCGCGACCTACGGCAACGGCCGGCTGATCCCGCCGCCGAACACGCCGGAGCGGCTGCGCTTCACCTATTGGCTGCATTACGCCGAAGGGTCCGCGATGCAGCCGCTGCTGTTGAAGCTGCTGTTCACGCTGATGCCGAAGCGCGCACCCGCGCTGCTGCGTCCGCTGGTGCGCAAGGTCTCGAACCAGGCGCTGACCACCCTGGTCAATCCGCAGCTCAAGCAGCACATGGATTACTGGGAAGGCGAGCTTGCAAAGAGCGAGTGGTTCGCCGGCAACGAGTTCACCGCAGCCGACATCCAGATGAGCTTTCCGCTGGAAGCGGCGCAAGCGCGCGGCGGGCTCGAGCAGGGCCATCCCAAGGCGATGGCGTTCCTCGAGCGCATCCACGCGCGGCCTGCCTATGCGCGCGCATTGGAAAAGGGCGGGCCGTATCAGGTGGGACGGTAGTTCTTTTTTATCGTCATCCCGGGGGCGCCCGAAGCGCGAACCCGGAATGACGAGATCCCGGGTTCGGCTCTGCGAGCCGCCCCGGGATGACAGTGACTGCTAGTGCGCGTGCAACACGCGTCCGCGCGTCTCCGGCAGCGCGAAGGCGGCGATGAAGAACAGCGCGTAAGCGACCACCGCGAAGATCGCGGTCGCATTCGCAAGCGAGGTCGACGCCGACAGCGCGCCGACGAGGAACGGAAACAGCGCGCCGATCCCGCGGCCGAAATTGTAGCAAAAGCCTTGGCCGGAGCCGCGCAGCCGCGTTGGATAGAGCTCGGTCAGGAACGCGCCGATTACTGCCCCGCAGCTTCTGCGCCGCGCGTGCGCGGATCGGGTGCGCCGAGCGGCCCGTTGGGTGTCACGACAATCGAATTGGCCGACGTCTGCCCCATCGGCTCGACGATGACATGGCCCATCGCCTTCAGCTTACCCAGAACATCGCTCGGAAAGCCGCCCTCGACACGGACTTCGTCCGGCAACCATTGGTGATGCAGCCGTGGCGCTGCGACGGCGGCCGCAACATCCATCCTGTAATCGAGGACGTTGACGATGACCTGCAGCACGCTCGAAATGATGCGGCTGCCGCCGGGCGAGCCCGTCACCAGCACCGGCTTGCTGTCCTTCAGCACGATGGTCGGCGACATCGAGGACAGCGGCCGCTTGCCGGGGCCCGGCAGATTGGCCTCGAAGCCGACGAGACCGTAGGCATTGGAGGCGCCGATTGCGGCGGTGAAATCGTCGAGCTCGTTGTTGAGCAGCACGCCGGTGCCGTCGGCAACGAGGCCGACGCCGTAGCTGAAGTTCAGTGTATAGGTGTTGCTGACGGCGTTGCCGCTGGAATCGACGACGGAAAAATGCGTGGTGTTGCTGCCCTCGCGCGGCGAGGGAGCCGCGGAAACGAGCTCCTTCGACGGCGTGGCGCGTTCGGCGGAGATGCCGGCGCGCAGCTTGGCGGCGTAGTCCTTCGCGACGAGCGTCTCGATCGGCGCGTTGACGAAGGCGGGATCGCCGAGATAGCGCGCGCGATCTGCGTAGGCGCGCTTCATCGCCTCGATCAGAAGATGCAGCGATGCCGGCGATCCCTGCTTCGAATCGGCAAGCTGAAAGCCCTCGAGGATGTTGAGCGTCTCCACCAGCACGACACCGCCCGACGAAGGCAGCGGCATCGACACGATGTCATAGCCGCGA includes:
- a CDS encoding LON peptidase substrate-binding domain-containing protein; translated protein: MPINIEYRGPADLPEIIPVFPLPGALLLPRGQMPLNIFEPRYLSMVDDSFRDGHRLIGMIQPDVAHSPKNSDKPTLFRVGCVGRITQLAESGDGRYILELTGVSRFKVVEELEVLTAYRQCKVDFFAFVDDFTARMGEDEVDREALLAVLADFLKANNLKVDWEGVESAPNEALVNALAMMSPYGPAEKQAMLEAPDLKTRAEILIAVTEMDLAKKRTSGDPPLQ
- the trxA gene encoding thioredoxin, with the protein product MTIIDQGNGAAGPAAADLIKDTTTQTFVKDVIEESKRQPVLIDFWAEWCGPCKQLTPLLEKAVKAAKGKVKLVKMNIDQHPAIPGQMGIQSIPAVIAFVNGQPADGFMGAVPESQLNAFIEKLTKGVTAPGEPNIAEILHEAEAVLAEGDAAAAAQIYAEVLQHDATNIAALAGLAKCYAVSGAMEQAKQTLAMVPESKRNDPAVKAVQAAIDLAEQAQSLGPVAELEQKVAANPLDHQARFDLATALNAQGNRAAATEQLLAIVKRDRKWNDDGARKQLVQFFEAWGGTDDATVEGRKRLSTILFS
- a CDS encoding NAD-dependent epimerase/dehydratase family protein; translated protein: MTILVTGSAGHLGEAILRTLRARGSPVRGIDLKPSFTDAVGSIVDPGFVRSQMDGVTAVIHTATLHKPHVGTHSKRDFVDTNVTGTLNLLEAAASAGVRSFVFTSTTSAFGSQLRSGAGQAAVWVTEDLPPVPKNIYGTTKLMAETLCELFYRERALPVVVLRTSRFFPEDDDDPAMRSAYTLENAQANELLYRRLDITDAVSAHLLAAERAPKIGFARYIVSATSPFEPRHLAALARDAAGVVRELYPDCAQLYAARGWNLLPEIDRVYVNERARRELGWRPEFDFAHVLSCLREGRDFRSALAREVGAKGYHDSVFDDGPYPVAP
- a CDS encoding PQQ-dependent sugar dehydrogenase, whose protein sequence is MTSMFHRSVLALAAVALLAGTSAGSAQQQDKSKPLKKYESGTKEFWTHPPDDWFLGDETEAQKGLAPPSGPPTGASDAELANIIKKVKLPPGFKMEVYASGVLAARQMAWGDKGTLFVGSFGLGNVYAIKDNNGKKEVKTVLKGLNMPTGLAFRDGALYVIAVDKLIRYDNAEANLDKLGDGKVVYDDMPSYAAHGWKYIAVDKEGWFYIPFGPPFNIGVPPTSVSQIRRVDPKTGNAEIYALGVRNSVGGDVDPRTGKYWFTENARDWISDDLPSDKLNMINRIGEHFGYPYCHQGNLPDDKFAMGHKCSEFTPPVLNLGAHVAPLGMKFYTGDQFPAEYKNNILIAEHGSWNRHKYQGGRIMRVIVGPDGKNPKQEVFASGWIEGDQGYLGRPDDIILAKDGSILVADDWAGAIYRISYSKK
- a CDS encoding c-type cytochrome, encoding MRRQFSSYAIGALSLAALASVPAQAADNAAIKEKAAVCSGCHGENGISQTENIPSLAGQPDQFIQWQLVFFRAGSRKNDQMQPIVEEITNEDIRNLGAYFSQLTPPKGPEDSDPDLSKKGAQVAAGRRCASCHTDSFAGTKGVARLAGQREEYLVKALRDYKAGQRVGGGVAAMADVAYHMSDEEITAVSHYLTHLK
- the panE gene encoding 2-dehydropantoate 2-reductase; translation: MRILVVGAGAIGGYFGGRLLQAGRDVTFLVRPRRAGELASAGLIIKSPNGDVTLKNPPTVQADALKDKFDVVLLSCKAFDLDDAIKSFAPAVGPDTAIIPMLNGMKHLDILDAKFGKERVLGGLCAIAATLNEKREVVQLQPMQSLNYGERDGKLSDRVKAIDEAFKSGITGAAASQNIMQDMWEKWVFLSSLAASTSLMRTSVGNILAAPGGRDFLLGMLDETSAIATASGYTPGGPFFERVKGNLTAEGSPMTASMFRDIKAGLPVEADHVIGDLIARADAAKVPVPKLRIAYTHLKAYERQRAG
- a CDS encoding 2-hydroxychromene-2-carboxylate isomerase, whose translation is MTRTTPQFLFDFGSPNAYLSHLAIPAIEQRIGVKFEYVPILLGGIFKSTNNKSPAETLAGIKNKREFQQVETERFVKRFHVQPYVWNPHFPINTLNLMRTAIAAQLEGVFEKYVEAAFHHMWREPKKMDDPEIAAKALASSGLDAQKLFARSQEPEVKGRLIKNTEDAVARGAFGSPTFFVGNEMFFGKEQLREVEEMVLGT
- a CDS encoding MATE family efflux transporter, whose amino-acid sequence is MSVPKPLWTTFLRFLAPLMLSNALQSLFGTVSNVYLGQMIGVDALAAVSVFFPVMFFLFAFVMGLSTGATVLIGQAFGAGEHGRIKSVVGTTLAIGLLLSISVALIGGLFSRQLMMALATPADILDQASAYARIMLLTMPLGFIFLLMTAMIRGVGDALTPLLALALSTAIGLILTPMLIRGSFGLPAAGITSPAWAAAISNALTLIALALYLLRKKHALAPDAALLGHLRLNGAMLGKILGIGLPSAIGMVVMAIAELVLLGLVNRFGSEATAAYGAVNQVMGYTQFTAMSISIAVSILGAQAVGSGDRARLDGIVRTGLAFNLVLTGGLVALIYLAPRAILGIFITDAAVLDLAKGLLDIALWSSVPFGLATVFSGAMRAAGVALMPMLLSIFAILAIELPAAVILSHTMGLAGVWAAYPIVFCAMFVLQMGYYLMVWRKRAIRRLV
- a CDS encoding DUF2239 family protein; translated protein: MTMIPMQKIFTAFQGQRRLVSGPAGEIALVVKRVAQRPDEPILIFEDGTGRSIDFDLRGGDREVLARLAKLVPPPVEESTPPSEPRGRGRPKLGVVAREVTLLPRHWEWLNAQAGGASVALRKLVDEARRASGDKDRERQARDAAYHFMSTMAGNLPQFEEASRALFADDRRRFTGLIADWPTDIRDHIVKLAYSDRA
- a CDS encoding glutathione S-transferase family protein, with product MLTVHHLNNSRSQRVLWLLEELGVPYEIVRYQRQPDMRAPKELRAIHPLGKSPVITDNGNTIAESGAIIEYLIATYGNGRLIPPPNTPERLRFTYWLHYAEGSAMQPLLLKLLFTLMPKRAPALLRPLVRKVSNQALTTLVNPQLKQHMDYWEGELAKSEWFAGNEFTAADIQMSFPLEAAQARGGLEQGHPKAMAFLERIHARPAYARALEKGGPYQVGR